A DNA window from Drosophila pseudoobscura strain MV-25-SWS-2005 chromosome 2, UCI_Dpse_MV25, whole genome shotgun sequence contains the following coding sequences:
- the CheA84a gene encoding uncharacterized protein CheA84a gives MAASIRTETETKTKTETQQQFPLPATPSAEEKEEDDKSISSVPFVEIPIESEFTKDQEQEQEQEQWREQDLYHHLVYGVQVRHEARALARALQCILQTHLIPKPYEARLVSFISLSDGVWDVSKVRLIGRDRKMNGTISLLEDMDDDQYSFYAEAYIDTTGSGIYKKLPYTMPMTPACKGFKMYLPYFADSAKVGVNIDFPVDGPPCPLPKGTYYLKDILLNTSKWPSVMPRGYMKGVSYFFKNGKSAGVLEVTTHVVDRD, from the exons ATGGCGGCCTCAATCAGGACGGAGAccgagaccaagaccaagacagAGACCCAGCAGCAATT CCCACTGCCAGCCACCCCCTCGGCTGAAGAAAAGGAGGAGGATGATAAAAGTATCTCAAGTGTTCCCTTTGTGGAAATTCCAATAGAGAGC GAGTTCACCaaggaccaggagcaggagcaggagcaggagcagtggCGGGAGCAGGACCTATACCACCACTTGGTGTACGGGGTTCAAGTGCGGCACGAAGCGCGTGCCCTGGCACGGGCCCTTCAA TGCATCCTCCAGACGCATTTAATACCAAAGCCCTACGAAGCCCGTTTGGTGTCCTTCATTTCGCTGAGCGACGGGGTCTGGGATGTCAGCAAAGTGCGCCTCATAGGCCGTGACCGCAAGATGAATGGAACAATCAGCTTGCTGGAAGACATGGACGATGATCAATATTCATTCTATGCCGAGGCATACATCGATACGACTGGCAGTGGCATCTACAAGAAGCTTCCCTACACGATGCCCATGACGCCCGCCTGCAAGGGATTCAAGATGTATCTACCGTACTTTGCGGACAGTGCCAAGGTCGGAGTGAACATCGATTTTCCCGTCGATGGACCGCCATGTCCGTTACCAAAGGGCACGTATTATCTAAAGGACATTCTTCTCAACACGTCCAAGTGGCCGTCTGTAATGCCACGGGGTTACATGAAGGGAGTATCGTATTTCTTCAAGAATGGCAAAAGTGCAGGAGTCCTTGAAGTAACTACCCATGTGGTGGATCGAGATTAG